A section of the Ciceribacter thiooxidans genome encodes:
- the ftsH gene encoding ATP-dependent zinc metalloprotease FtsH — MDKKHAFNIGYFLFVFTLLLAFQAWLGYRDYAQVSYSEMMKMAQDGRIASVTLTETRIEGEFKEPQNGKKYFIANRVDPALAAIFEKEGVKVSGATDSNWLTTLLSWVLPVILFFTLWSFFFRGIAERQGMGGLINIGKSRAKIYLERKTGVTFDDVAGIDEAEAELQEIVSFLKDKDLYGRLGARIPKGILLVGPPGTGKTLMARAVAGEAGVPFFSISGSEFVEMFVGVGAARVRDLFEQARAAAPCIIFIDELDALGRARNSFGGFGGNDEKEQTLNQLLAELDGFDPRVGIVLLAATNRPEVLDPALMRAGRFDRQVVIDRPDRKGREAILKVHMKGVLIDKDVSVDDIAGLTPGFTGADLANLINEAAIVATRRGATKVAMEDFVAAVERIIAGSERRSRILNPEERERVAYHEMGHALVAASLTRADPVQKVSIIPRSIGALGYTLQRPTEDRFLITAGELKERMVALLAGRAAEDLIFGEISTGAADDLAKVTDIAREIVTRFGMDESVGQAVLEPQRMQWLDDSQMRMRPKDYSEATAREVDLAIRTMIEEAYAQAKRILNVRIDRLREGAKLLLEKETLTPDDYPPLVKRVVPAKAGD; from the coding sequence ATGGACAAGAAGCACGCATTCAACATCGGCTATTTCCTGTTTGTCTTCACGCTCCTGCTGGCATTCCAGGCCTGGCTCGGCTACCGCGACTATGCGCAGGTCTCCTACAGCGAAATGATGAAGATGGCCCAGGATGGCCGGATCGCCTCGGTCACGCTCACGGAGACGAGGATCGAAGGCGAGTTCAAGGAGCCGCAGAACGGCAAGAAGTACTTCATCGCCAATCGCGTCGATCCGGCACTCGCCGCAATTTTCGAGAAGGAAGGCGTCAAGGTTTCGGGGGCGACCGACAGCAACTGGCTGACGACCCTTCTCTCCTGGGTCCTGCCGGTCATCCTCTTCTTCACGCTCTGGTCTTTCTTCTTCCGCGGCATCGCCGAACGGCAGGGCATGGGCGGCCTCATCAACATCGGCAAGTCGCGGGCAAAGATCTATCTGGAGCGCAAGACGGGCGTCACCTTCGACGACGTCGCAGGCATCGACGAAGCCGAGGCCGAGCTTCAGGAGATTGTCTCCTTTCTGAAGGACAAGGACCTCTACGGCCGCCTCGGGGCGCGCATTCCAAAGGGTATTCTTCTGGTCGGGCCACCCGGCACCGGCAAGACGCTGATGGCGCGCGCGGTGGCGGGCGAGGCCGGTGTTCCCTTCTTCTCCATCTCCGGCTCGGAATTCGTCGAGATGTTCGTCGGCGTCGGTGCGGCGCGCGTGCGCGACCTCTTCGAACAGGCTCGCGCCGCCGCCCCGTGCATCATCTTCATCGATGAACTCGATGCGCTGGGGCGGGCGAGGAATTCCTTCGGTGGTTTCGGCGGCAACGACGAGAAGGAGCAGACGCTGAACCAGCTGCTCGCGGAGCTCGACGGTTTCGATCCCCGCGTCGGCATCGTCCTGCTTGCGGCGACGAACCGGCCCGAAGTCCTCGACCCGGCGCTGATGCGGGCGGGCCGTTTCGACCGCCAGGTGGTCATTGACCGGCCGGACCGCAAGGGTCGCGAGGCGATCCTCAAGGTCCACATGAAAGGCGTCCTGATCGACAAGGACGTCAGCGTCGACGATATCGCCGGCCTGACGCCCGGCTTCACCGGAGCCGATCTCGCCAACCTCATCAACGAGGCGGCGATCGTCGCCACACGCCGCGGCGCCACGAAGGTCGCCATGGAAGATTTCGTGGCGGCCGTCGAGCGGATCATCGCCGGTTCGGAGCGCCGGAGCCGCATCCTCAACCCGGAGGAGCGCGAGCGCGTCGCCTACCACGAAATGGGCCATGCGCTGGTCGCGGCGTCGCTCACGCGCGCCGATCCGGTGCAGAAGGTGTCGATCATTCCCCGCTCGATCGGCGCTCTCGGTTACACCCTGCAGCGGCCGACGGAGGATCGCTTCCTGATCACCGCCGGCGAACTGAAAGAGCGCATGGTGGCGCTGCTTGCCGGTCGCGCGGCGGAGGACCTGATCTTCGGCGAGATTTCGACGGGGGCTGCCGACGACCTCGCCAAGGTGACCGACATCGCCCGCGAGATCGTCACCCGTTTCGGAATGGACGAGTCCGTCGGGCAGGCCGTCCTCGAACCACAGCGCATGCAGTGGCTGGACGACAGCCAGATGCGCATGCGCCCCAAGGATTATTCGGAAGCGACGGCGCGGGAAGTGGATCTTGCCATCCGCACGATGATCGAGGAGGCCTATGCCCAGGCGAAGCGCATCCTGAACGTCAGGATCGACCGGCTCAGGGAAGGCGCGAAGCTGCTGCTCGAGAAGGAAACCCTGACGCCCGACGATTATCCGCCGCTCGTCAAGCGGGTCGTTCCGGCGAAAGCCGGGGACTGA
- a CDS encoding undecaprenyl-phosphate glucose phosphotransferase, which produces MNQMEKHQQFDIDRLRRKVTQGSGGDATSAPEDNGSINALARQVANHLSEENYSPAIIIGQMRLFEFLCLLALGLGTLYFFYGAQTANLWVDLSIVVLASGATVLMMQMADCYHVPALRAPLRSVLRIWGSFLVAMVASALALFLAGDHALSLRNWLIAWFALGSAVLLTERVLFGFRIRRWARNGVMERRAVIVGGGQPAKDLIRALEMQPDNDIRICGIFDDRGTARSPTVVAGYPKLGTFAELVEFARLARIDMLIIALPLSAEERILHLLRKLWVLPLDIRLAAHSNSLRFRPRAYSHVGAVPMLDIMDKPIRDWDSVAKRVFDITFSLLALAVFWPVMIATAVAIKATSKGPVFFIQERHGFNNEIIRVLKFRSMYTEMSDPTARQAVTKNDPRVTPVGRFLRKSSIDELPQFFNVLQGSLSLVGPRPHAVLAQTRERKYSEIVEGYFARHRVKPGVTGWAQINGLRGEVDTDEKIKLRTAYDLYYIENWSLFLDLKILFLTPFRLLNTENAY; this is translated from the coding sequence ATGAATCAGATGGAAAAGCATCAGCAATTCGACATCGATAGACTGCGCCGAAAGGTTACGCAGGGCAGCGGCGGTGACGCCACCAGTGCGCCGGAGGACAACGGCAGCATCAACGCGCTCGCAAGACAGGTCGCCAACCATCTGAGCGAGGAAAACTACTCGCCGGCGATCATCATCGGACAGATGAGGCTCTTCGAATTCCTCTGCCTCCTCGCGCTCGGCCTGGGTACGCTCTATTTCTTCTACGGTGCGCAGACGGCAAATCTCTGGGTCGATCTCTCCATCGTCGTTCTCGCTTCGGGCGCGACCGTCCTCATGATGCAGATGGCGGACTGCTACCACGTCCCGGCGCTGAGGGCGCCGCTGCGGTCCGTTCTGCGCATCTGGGGCTCGTTCTTGGTAGCGATGGTGGCCTCCGCCCTCGCCCTCTTCCTTGCGGGCGATCACGCCCTCTCCCTCCGCAACTGGCTGATCGCGTGGTTCGCACTCGGTAGCGCCGTCCTGCTGACGGAGCGGGTGCTCTTTGGCTTCCGCATCCGCCGATGGGCGCGCAACGGCGTCATGGAGCGCCGCGCGGTCATCGTCGGAGGTGGCCAGCCGGCGAAGGACCTGATCCGCGCCCTCGAGATGCAGCCGGACAACGACATACGCATCTGCGGCATCTTCGACGACCGCGGCACCGCCCGTTCGCCGACCGTCGTCGCCGGCTATCCGAAACTCGGAACCTTCGCCGAACTCGTCGAATTCGCGCGCCTCGCCCGCATCGACATGCTGATCATCGCCCTGCCGCTCAGCGCGGAAGAGCGCATCCTGCATCTTCTGCGCAAGCTCTGGGTGCTGCCCCTCGACATCCGCCTCGCCGCCCATTCGAACAGCCTGCGCTTCCGTCCGCGCGCCTATTCGCATGTCGGCGCAGTTCCGATGCTCGACATCATGGACAAGCCGATCCGCGACTGGGATTCCGTCGCCAAGCGGGTGTTCGACATCACCTTCAGCCTGCTCGCCCTCGCCGTCTTCTGGCCGGTTATGATCGCCACCGCCGTCGCCATCAAAGCCACGTCCAAGGGACCGGTTTTCTTCATCCAGGAGCGGCACGGCTTCAACAACGAGATCATCCGCGTCCTGAAGTTCCGCTCGATGTACACGGAAATGAGCGATCCGACGGCCCGGCAGGCGGTCACGAAGAACGACCCGCGCGTGACACCCGTCGGACGGTTCCTGCGCAAATCCTCGATCGATGAACTGCCGCAATTCTTCAACGTCCTGCAGGGCAGCCTGTCGCTCGTCGGACCGCGTCCGCACGCCGTACTCGCGCAAACCCGCGAGCGCAAATATTCCGAGATCGTCGAAGGCTACTTCGCCCGCCACCGCGTCAAGCCCGGCGTCACCGGCTGGGCGCAGATCAACGGACTGCGCGGCGAGGTCGATACCGACGAGAAGATCAAGCTGCGCACCGCCTACGATCTCTATTACATCGAGAACTGGTCGCTGTTCCTCGATCTCAAGATCCTGTTCCTCACGCCCTTCCGGCTGCTCAACACGGAAAACGCCTATTGA
- a CDS encoding O-antigen ligase family protein translates to MSANHALAGQRPPSSAAIVSLIGAASLAVGVFLSGFVISEPAPYELWMVAQIALWFLFGLRISRGTAPLLALLLVFNVGGILSLTVMQDLGDGPMYLAVSTFLALTAVFYAAVIEDDARRLKLIFDAWVVAAIVTSMLGILGYFHAFPGAEVFTRYDRAMGAFQDPNVFGPFLIAPSLYLIHGLLTGRLIDAPFKVAGLLVVALGVFLSFSRAAWALFLFSAVALVFILLLKERTGAFRLKILLLTIAAVVVLVLALVIALQVEQVRDLFLSRTGIQEYDSGHLGRFERHRLGFLMSMERPLGIGPMVFSTIFPEDEHNIWLKTLTSYGWLGFVTFILLILWTLRIGFRFLLRDRPWQPHLMIAWITIIGHAAIGNVIDIDHWRHFYLLLGIVWGCGALERRHQKSLGRRMI, encoded by the coding sequence TTGAGCGCGAACCATGCCCTTGCCGGCCAGCGGCCGCCCTCGTCCGCGGCGATCGTATCGCTGATCGGTGCGGCAAGCCTCGCCGTCGGCGTCTTCCTGTCGGGCTTCGTCATCTCCGAGCCGGCACCCTATGAACTCTGGATGGTGGCGCAGATTGCGCTGTGGTTCCTCTTCGGCCTCAGGATTTCCCGCGGAACGGCGCCGCTGCTCGCGCTGCTCCTCGTCTTCAATGTCGGCGGCATCCTCTCGCTGACGGTCATGCAGGATCTCGGCGACGGGCCGATGTATCTTGCCGTATCGACCTTTCTCGCGCTCACCGCGGTCTTCTATGCGGCCGTCATCGAGGACGACGCACGGCGTCTCAAACTCATCTTCGATGCCTGGGTGGTCGCGGCGATCGTCACCTCCATGCTCGGCATCCTCGGTTATTTCCATGCCTTTCCTGGTGCCGAGGTGTTCACCCGCTACGACCGCGCCATGGGCGCCTTCCAGGACCCGAACGTCTTCGGCCCCTTCCTCATCGCTCCCTCGCTCTACCTGATCCACGGTCTTCTGACCGGGCGCCTGATCGATGCGCCCTTCAAGGTCGCGGGTCTGCTGGTGGTGGCGCTCGGCGTCTTCCTGTCCTTCTCGCGCGCCGCCTGGGCTCTCTTCCTGTTCTCCGCCGTCGCGCTCGTGTTCATCCTGTTGCTCAAGGAGCGCACCGGTGCCTTCCGGCTGAAGATCCTGTTGCTGACAATCGCTGCGGTCGTCGTGCTGGTGCTCGCGCTTGTGATCGCGTTGCAGGTCGAACAGGTCCGCGACCTCTTCCTCAGCCGCACCGGAATCCAGGAATATGACAGCGGCCATCTCGGCCGTTTCGAGCGCCATCGTCTCGGCTTCCTGATGTCGATGGAACGGCCGCTTGGCATCGGCCCGATGGTCTTCAGCACGATCTTTCCGGAAGACGAGCACAATATCTGGTTGAAGACGCTGACGAGCTACGGCTGGCTCGGCTTCGTCACCTTCATCCTTCTCATCCTCTGGACGCTCAGGATCGGTTTTCGCTTCCTCCTGCGCGATCGCCCCTGGCAACCGCATCTGATGATCGCCTGGATCACCATCATCGGCCATGCGGCAATCGGCAATGTCATCGATATCGACCACTGGCGCCACTTCTACCTGCTGCTCGGCATCGTCTGGGGATGCGGAGCGCTCGAGCGACGCCATCAGAAAAGCCTCGGAAGGCGAATGATTTGA